Below is a genomic region from Kribbella qitaiheensis.
ACCGTCAGCAAGAGATCTTGGTGTCTCCGACTCCGATGCAGAGGTCCTGGCCGGGGCCGCCGTCGAGGGTGTTGTGACCGGTGCCGCCGATCAGCAGGTCCTTGCCGTTGCCGCCGCGCAGGATGTCGTTGCCGCCCAGTCCGAGGATGAGGTCGTCGCCGCCGAGGCCGCACAGTACGTCGGCTCCGGCAGTACCCAGGAGCAGATCGCTCCCAGCAGTACCGGTCTTGGTGCAGGCCGCTGCGGGTGGTACTTCGGCTATCTCGACCGACCCGGCTTCACAGTTGGTGCCCTGCGGTCGGGTGATGCCGCGTTGGTCGACAGCAAGTACTGTGCACGCCGCTGCCGGTACTGCGCCGTTGGCGAGGCTTGCGGCCAGCGGCAGCATCGTCTGGGTCGGGCCGCCGTTGCTGGCCAGCGCGCCTAGCTGCGGGCTACCGATGTTGCTGTGGTCGCCCACCCCGGCCAGGCTGCAACTGCCGTCGCCGTCGAGGTTGTAGCCGGTAGAAGTGGTGAGTAGCTCGATGCCGCAGTCGCTGGAGCCAGTGCCTCCGGCAAGGATCGAGCCGAAGGTGTGCAGGCCCGCGTTGGTGGCCACGTTGCGGCCCACGCCTCCTGCTGTATTACCCGAGACGGTCGCGTGCTGCAGGTAGACGTCATGGGCGAGCGTGTAGACGCCACCGCCGGCCGCGGTCGCACTGTTGCCGGTGACGGTGGAGTTGTCGACCCGTACCTCGCCGGTGACCGCGTAGATGCCACCGCCCTGGCTGTCGACGGCACCAGAGGCGCTGTTGTTGCTGATGGTCGACCGGGTGACGATGATCTGCGCCGGTGGCGGGCCGCTGGAGTTCTCGATGATGGCGGTGTTGATCCCGCCGCCAGAGCCGGTCTTGGAGTTGCCGGACACGGTCGAGTCGATCACTGACACCACTGGCTGATCAACGGGCGTGTCCTGGTCGAACAGCACCTGGATGCCGCCACCGCTGCTGGTCCCGGAAGGGTGGTTGCCGGTCACGGTCGAGCCGGTCACCGTCAGGTCGCCACAGGCCGAGCAGATCACGCCGGTACCGCCGTTGTTGTCCACTGTCGTATTAGTAAGAGCGAACAGGCCCGAGCCCTGCCCGGTGGTCCGTACACCGTCGCTGCCGTTCCCGCTGATCGTCGAGCCGCTCACGGACAGGGCCCCGTCGGTCAGGCCGACGCCCCGTCCGGTGTTGTTGGTAATAGAGGTGTCGGTGATGTGCACCTGGCCCAGCGACAGCGCCACGCCCGTACCGGTGTTGTCGTGGATGTTGGAGCCGGTCAGGTTGAGGATGGCGCCACCGAGGGGGCTCTCGAGCACCCGGCCTGCGCCGCCCGCGTTCCCGGTCACCGTGGTGTCGTCGAGAGTCGCGTCGCCCGCGTGCTGCAGCGCCGCACCGAAGAGGTCGTCGCCGCCGGTCAAGGTCAGCTCGTGCAAGGTGAGTGAGCCGTCGGAGTCGAGCGTGTTCATCACCCGCTCGCCCGCGCAGTTCTGGTCGATGGTCGATCCGCTGCCCTCGATCGTGAGTGGTTGCGCCGACGTACTGTCCAGGTCCCCGGTCGCGTTCGTGTCGTCGTCACCGCACAGGTTCAGCCCGTACGTCGCGGCCGCGGCAAGGGTGATCGTGGTCGCGTCGCCGGCGGCGTTGGCCGTGGTGATGGCCTCTCGCAGCGAGGTCACCCCGTCGGCGCCGTTCACGACATCCGCGGTGGTGGTGACAGTGATGGGGGCAGCCTGGGCAGACCCGGCCTGCCCGATGGCAAACAGCAGTGCCCCGATCATGGCGACGACAATGGACAGCACAACGCGACGCATGGAACCCCCCAAACCGTTTGCGGTTCCCCCCGGCAACCGGCTCGAACCCACACGGTCCCACAAGCCGTCTGCTGACCGCCAGACTTCGTAGCATCGCCATGTCAAGAAGACTGCGCCGGTTCCGTACTGATGATGAGCGGTTCCCGACGGGGGAGCCGGGTCTGAAGGAGACATCGTGAAATACCTACTGGTCCTGAACATCAACCCTGACGTGCTGAACGCCCTGACCGAGACCGAGCAGCAGGCGATCTTCAGCGGGCACGAGAAGTTCATGGCCGTCACCCAGGAGTCGGGCGAGTTCCACAGCACGGCCGCGCTGGCCGAGCCGGCCAAGACGGCTGTCGTCAAGGTCCGCGACGGCGTGCCGGCGGTGACGGACGGCCCGTTCGTGGAGGCGAAAGAGTTCCTGGCGGGCTACTACCTGATCGACGTCGCGAGCAAGGAGCGGGCCTACGAACTCGCCGCGCTGATCCCGGACGCCGCCATCGAGGGCCTCGGCGTCGAGGTCCGCGAGGTCATCCACGAGGTCGGTCTGTAGGTAACACGGACGCTCCGGAAACACGAAACGGCAGGATCTCCAGCTGGAGGTCCTGCCGTTCGGGTGTGTTCAGGAGGTCTGGTCGTCGATGGCCGCGTCGCCCGCGTTCTTCTTGATCGACTCGATCCCGTTCAGCGCGCCGTCCTTCGTCTTGTAGCTCTCGCTGCTCGCGATCACCTCGCCGTTGCCGGCCTTCAACCGGAACCGGAACCCGCCCGACTTGTCCTCGTACAGCTCGAACTTTCCCGCCATTGGAAAACCTCCGTGTCATGAGCCAGTAACGCTCCGGAGCCTAGACCCGCAGCCCGGCAAACCCCCACCCCGACACTTCGTACGGGGTTCAGGAGTTGATGGCGATCACGAGGCGAGGCGGTGGCGGATCGCGGTGATGTGGGTGTCGCGGGAGACGGGGCCGTCGAAGCGAAGCCGGTCGTAGGCGGTGAACTCGGGCTCGAGTTCGTCCAGTTCGTCGACCAGCAGCTTCAGCTGTGCCCGGTCAGTGGTGACGTCGATCGCCTTCATAAGTTCACTTTTTCGATGGATCGTGGCCGGCGTGACCGAATGCAGGCAGACATACTGACCGCTCAAGTAGGCATCCCATTCTTCGTTGCCATCGGCAAGGTCTTTCCACTGCGCGACGAACCAGCCCCGCAAATCCGATAGCCCGACCTGGTCGGCCAGTGCGAAGAGATCCGCCGGCACCATCTCGGCGCCGTCCGACCGCAGATAGCCGGGCATCGGAAGTTGCCCCGCGAGCATCAGCCGCCGCACGTCGTCCACGTCCCGGTCCTGCTCCGCACAGAGCTCGGTCAGCACGCGGTACTGCCGGGTGACATAAGCGTCGTCCTCGGCACTCATCGGGTGCTCGCCATTGATCTCACAAAATCTCGCAGCCAAAGCTTCCTGAGTCATGGCTCGAAGCTAACCCCGGACCACTTCGGCGTACGGCGAACTGTCGTTAGCGCGGCCGGTCGGCGCCCGGCCACGGGCCTAGGGGTGGGCCGTCGGCGTCCGGGCGGTCCTCGGTCTCCGTCTTATAGGGACGGAGTCCGCGCGCCTCGTAGTTGGCGAGGGCATTCGGGCCGTCGAGGGTGTTGGTGTGCAGCCAGACGCGGCTGATCAGTCCGATCCCCGGATGCCGTTCGTTCAGGGTCCAGGCCTGCTGGAGCCCGACCGTGAGGAGGTGTCCGCCGATACCCCGCCCGATGAACCCGGGCAGCAGGCCGAAGTTCTCCACCTCGACCTCGGTGCCGATCGCCTTCATCGCGATGTACCCGGGCCGGTACGCCGCCGACGTACGGGACCCAGGTCTCGAAGCCGGGCCGGTTGAGCCACTGGGTCCATTGCTCCCAGGTCCACGCCAGCTTCTCGGACCAGTGCCAGTCGCCGCCGACCGAGGCGTAGAGGAAGCGCGAGAACTCCGGTGAGATCTCCTCGACCCGCTCGATGTCGACCGCGTCCTTCGGCTTTCGCGCCGGCCTCACCTCGTCCGGGCTGTGCAGCTCGAGGTAGGTGACAGTGCTGACAGCCACTACTTCTGCCGAGCCGGTAGTACGCCGCGGACGCCGGCTACTACGAGCTCGACGCCGAAGTCGTAGTACCGGTCGGTGGAGGCTGGGCAGACCAGGGTGTCGGCCGCGGCGGTGATCAGCGGGTAGCGCCGCGGTGACAGGGCGGCGAGTGAGGCGCGCTTGGCGCGGAGGGCGTCCTCGCGGGCGACCGGGTCGGTGACCTCGGTGGCACCCGGCTCCATCGTGACGAGGGTGATCAGCGAGCACAGTGACTGCCGGCCGACCTCGGCCGCGTCGTCGACGGAGAAGCCCGCCTCGGTGAGGAGCTCCATCGTGCGTTCGGCCATCGCCAGGCCTGGTTCGGTGACCAGGATGCGGAACATCGCCAGCTGAGCGACCTTCGGATGCGGCCGGAGGGCGGCGACGAAGGCGGTCAGGATCGCATGGAGCTGGACGTCCCAGGGGTCGTCGTTCGGCTCGGGCAGGGCGATGTCGGCCAGCATCCGGTCGCCGATCGCGGCCAGCAGGTCGTCCTTGTCGCTGAAGTGCCGGTAGAGGGCCATCGGGGTGACCTCGTGCTGCTGGGCCAGCCGTCTGATCGTGATCGCCTCGAGCCCTTCGAGGTCGGCCAGGGCCAGCGCGCTGATCGCCAGCTTCTCCGGGTCGAGCCGCTTCGCGGTCTCCTTGCTGATCGTCGCCACGTTGACAAGTGTACAACGTAGACCTACTGTCTACGAGGTACGCATACGGCGTATACATACAACGTAGACACACTCTCCTGTGAGGTAGGCATGCGACGCAGTCCCTGGGCGACACTCGCGGTGTTGGCCCTAGCGCAATTCATCGTGGTGCTGGACGTGACGATCGTGAACGTCGCGCTGCCGCACATCCAGGCAGATCTGAAATTCTCCACCGACAACCTGCAGTGGGTGATCAACGCCTACACCTTGCTGTTCGGCGGCTTCCTGCTGCTCGGCGGGCGGATGTCGGACCTGCTCGGCCCGCGCCGGGTCTTCATCGCCGGCCTCCTGCTCTTCGGCGCGACTTCGCTCGTCGCGGGGCTGTCGAACTCGCCGGAGTTCCTGATCGGCGCCCGCGCAGTACAGGGCCTTGGTGGTGCTCTGCTGTCGCCCGCCGCACTGGCGATCCTGACGGTGACGTTCGCCCATGGGCGTGAGCGGAACATCGCGATGGGCGTCTGGGGCGGCCTCGCCGGACTTGGCGGCACCCTCGGAGTCGTGGCGGGCGGCGTACTGGTCGACTCGCTCAGCTGGCAGTGGGTCTTCTTCGTCAACGTGCCGATCGTGCTCGCACTGGTAGCACTGATCCCGGTCTTCGTCCGCGACACCCGGCACAACGAGGGCCGTGACCGTACCTTCGACACGGCAGGCGCAGTGCTCGGTACTGCGGGTCTGCTGGCGGTCGTGTACGGCGTGGTCCGGTCCGAGCCGAAGGGATGGGGCTCGGGCGAGGTGCTCACGTTCCTCATCGGCGGCGTGGCGCTGCTGATCGCCTTCGTGATGGTGGAAGCGCGGTCGAAAGCGCCGCTGGTGCCGCTGCGGCTGTTCCGGTCCCGCGCGCTCAGCGTCTCCAGTGGTTCGCTGGCGTTGAACGGCGCTGGGTTCCTGTCGATGTTCTTCCTGACCGCGATCTACCTGCAGCAGGTCCGCGGTGACTCGGCACTCCAAGCCGGTGTGCACTTCCTGCCGATGGGCGGCGCTGCGATCGCCGGGGCCATCCTCGCCTCACAGCTGGTCCAGAAGGTCGGTACTCGGACAGTGCAGCTCGGTGGTGCTGTGCTGAGCGTCGCCGGATTGCTCCTGTTGTCCCAAGCGGACGCGGTCGGCAGCTACACGAGCCAACTGCTCCCCGGCCTGATCATCTTCGGCGTCGGCATCATCGGCGTCGGCGTACCGGGTCAGATCGCCGCAGTCTCCGACGTCGAGCACCACGAAGCAGGCGCGGCCTCCGGTGTCGTCAACGCGATGTACCAGGTGGGCGGCGCGCTTGGCCTGGCGATCGTCACCACCCTCTCGATCAGCCGCACCACAGACGCGATCGCCCACGGCGTACCCCAGCAACAGGCCCTGGTCGATGGCTTCCAACGCGGCCTCCTGGTAGCCGCAGCCTTCGCCATCGCCAACGTCTTCCTGACCCTGGCCTCCCCCCAACTCCAACCCACCGCAGAACAACTAACCGAAGCCACCGCCGCAGCCTGACCTACCTGGGCCGCCTCCAACTCAGGCGGCCCAGGTGTAGGCCGAAGTGATCAGCCAACCCCGGTGATGTCGTAGATCCTGAGGAGTTGGCTTTACCAGCACGTCGAATGCATCGGGCTGGTAGTCCGGAGAGCTGAGCTAGAGCGGCCGCGTGGAATTCCACGCGATAGGTCACGGTCGATCTGCCCAGCCAGGGATGACTTCTTCGGCCGGGGTGAACTCTTCGGCGCGACCTTCACGGGTTGCTTGTTCTGCGAGGGCGAATCCTGGTTTGGAGAACGCTGTGGCGCGGAGGTGCCAGAGGTGCAGGACGTCCTGGAGCTGACGGAAGCGCCAGACCTCGTGGGCCGCTTCCAAGGCTTCGTGGTACTCGCTCAAGAACTGCTCGTGCCACTCGGCAGGCAGCACGCGCAGGATCTCCGCGGGGTCGTCCCCCGGTCCCGGCAGCGGTTGAGCAGTCACAAGCAAAGAGTAACCCGCAGCGCGAATCTGCCGGGCTAGCTTTCCACAGGCGTGCTCAGAACGGGTAGGTCACGTAGGCGAGGTGGGTGCTGGTGGGGGACCAGCTGGGGACGTTCATGGTGCCTTGGCCGCCGGGGAGGGTGACCAGGTCCCGAGGCGGGTCGGTGAGGAGGCGGATGCGGACGTCGGCGATGTCCGCGGGGTGGCCGAGGGTGCCGGGTGGGAAGCTGATGTAGGCGATCGTGGTGCCGTCCGGTGACGGGTGGGGGAACCAGTTGACCCGCTCGTCGAAGGTGAGTTGTTCGAGGGTCTCACCGGAGATCCGGAAGAGCTGGGCGTGGCCGGGCGTCGTTGAAGCCCGCTCCGAGTTGAAGTAGATCCACTGACCGTCCGGGCTGTACTCCGAACCGTCGTCGGCATGTTCGTCGTCAGTGAGCTGTACGTCGGTGCCACCGGCCGACGGGATCGTGTAGACGTTGGTGAGCGTGGTGCCGTCGGCCGACTTCTCCAAGCCGATGTAGGCGAGCGTCGCGCCGTCGGGCGAGATCCCATGAAGGTAGTGGTGAAATCCCCGCCCGCGATCGTTGCTCACGCGCCTTGCGGAACCACCAGCCAGCGGTACGGCGTACAGGTGGCCGTCGTCGGCGGATACGAACACCGAGCTGCCGTCGGGGCTCAGCACGTGATCGTTGTTGATCGGCGGCACGCCACCGAGCTCGAGCTGCTCGGGTTCGCCGCCGGCAACGGCGATCCGGTACAGATTGCCGTCTCCGTTGACGATCAGCCACTCGCCGTCGACCGTCCAGTTCGGCGCCTCGAACAACAGGGTCGACGACTCGAAGACCAGCCGGCTTTCGCCCGAGTCCACATCGATGACGTACAGCTCGGCTCGCTGACCAGGACGGAGTGTGCGGGGCATAACGCCAACCTATCCAACCCCCCTGATAGTCGCCTTCGGCAACCAATCGGTCACCGCTGGTGGTCGAGTGGGGGACCTCTTGCTTTCGGGGCCGAAGCCACCGAGCATGGCCGCGGGGAGGGGCCAATGAGCAAACCGGCGATTCTGACCGTTGACGACGACCCCATGGTGTCCGCGGCGATCTCACGAGATCTGCGGAATCGGTACGGGGACGACTATCTCGTCGTGGGCGCGAGATCCGCGGCGCAGGCGCTTGCCATCTTGACGAAACTGGCCCTGCGCAACCAGGCGGTCGCGTTGATCGCCTCCGACCAGCGGATGCCCGGGATGACCGGCGTCGAGCTGCTCGAGCAGGCTCGAGTCCATGCGCCCGGAGCGAAGTACCTGCTGCTGACGGCGTACGCCGACACCGATGTCGCGATCAAGGCGATCAACGACATCGGCCTCGACTACTACCTGCTCAAGCCGTGGGATCCGCCCGAGGAGCGGCTGTACCCGATCGTCGACGACCTGCTCGGTGACTGGCGGCAGGCCAACCCGGACCAGTCCTCCGAAGTACGGGTGATCGGGCACCGATGGTCCGATCGCAGCTACGACCTCAAGACCTTCCTGGCCCGCAACCACGTGCCGTACCGCTGGTTCGACATCGAGCGCGACGCCGAGGCCCAGCGACTGTCCACGCTCGCTGAGGCAACCCCGGCTGACCTGCCGCTGGTCCTCATCCCGGAGGGCGAGTCGCTGCGTTCACCGTCGACGCTGGATCTGGCCGGCGCACTTGGCCTGCGGACCAGAGCCGAACAACCTTTGTACGACGTATGCATCGTCGGCGGCGGACCGGCAGGTCTGGCAGCCGCGGTCTACGCGGCGTCAGAGGGCCTGAGCACTGTCGTCGTGGAGCGCGAGGGTCCGGGCGGACAGGCCGGCCAGAGCGCCGCGATCGAGAACTACCTGGGATTCCCGAAGGGCCTGACCGGCGCCGACCTGACCCAGCGGGCGGTCGCCCAGGTCTCCCGGTTCGGCGCCGAGATGGTGCTCGCCCGGAACGTCGTCGGCTTCGAGAACCGTGGGCCGGTGCACGCCGTGCTGTTCGACGGCGCGGGTGAGCTCGAGGCTCGCGCGCTGATCGTGGCGACCGGGGTCTCGTACCGGCGGTTGGAGGCGGCCGGGCTCGACGAGTTCCGCGGTCGAGGCGTGTACTACGGCGCCACGGCGAGCGACGCGAATCTGTGTCAGGACGACGACGTCTACGTCGTGGGTGCCGCGAACTCGGCAGGTCAGGCCGCGCTCAACCTCGCCCGCTTCGCCAAGCGGGTGGTGCTCGTGGTCCGGGCCACGACGCTGGAGGCCACGATGGCCCGCTACCTCGTCGACCGCATCGCCTCCGCACCGAACATCGAGGTCCGCTGCCGGACCGAGGTGGCGGCGTGCCGCGGCGACGGTCATCTCGAAGGTCTCGTCCTCGCCGATCGGGCGTCCGGCGCGACCGAGGAGGTGTCGTCGAGTTGGCTGTTCATCTTCGTCGGCGCTTCGCCGCACACCGAATGGCTCGGGGACGGAGTCGCCCGCGATGCCAAGGGATTCGTCATCACCGGACAGGACCTGCTGGTGGACCTCGACCGGGTAGGTGGACCGCGTTGGCCGCTGGCTCGTCCACCGTTCGCCCTGGAGACCAGCGTGCCCGGGGTGTTCGCGGCCGGCGATGTCCGGCTCGACTCGATGAAGCGGGTCGCCTCGGCCGTCGGTGAGGGCGCGATGTCGGTCTATCTCGTGCATCGCTACCTGGCCACGATCTGATGCGCGTCGCCGATCTGCGGTCCTTCGGCCTCTTCGACGGTTTGACCGACGCCCAACTGGCGGAACTGGTCGAAGCCGGTACCGACGTACCGATCGTGCCCGGCGTCGACCTCTTCCACGAAGGTGAGCACGCGGACTTCTGGTGGGTGCTCGTCGACGGTGGGATCGAACTGCTCCGCCGGGTCGGCCGGGAGGACAACGTCGTCGGCCGGATGGACGTACCGGGTCGCTGGGCCGGCGGCTTCCGGGCCTGGGACGAGCACGGCGTCTATCTCGCGACCGGTCGGGGAGTGACCGACGGCCGCGTACTGCGGGTGCCTGCTCCGCTATTGCGCGAGTTGTCCAGCGCCTGGTTCCCCTTCGCTGGTCACCTCATCGAGGGCCTCTACGGCACCGCGCGCCGAATCGAGGCGACGGTGCGGCAACGCGAATCGCTCGTCACCCTCGGCACGTTGGCCGCCGGTCTTGCCCACGAGATCAACAATCCCGCCGCTGCTGCCACCCGTGCGGTCGGGGCGCTCGAAGGCGCCTGCGGGACGCTGCTCTCATCTCTGGGCAAGCTTGCCGAGGGGGAGATCTCGGCCGCCCAGTTCACCGCCCTCGATGCTTTGCGCCGTGAGATCAAGCCGCTAGCGGCCGAGGTGGATCCGCTCGACATTGCTGACCAGGAGATCGCCTTGTCGTCGTGGCTGGCCGGCCATGGCGTCAGCCGTGACTGGACCATCGCGCCGACGCTCGCGGCCGCAGGCGTTGACGTCGAGTGGTGTGAGCGGGCAGTGACCGTACTAGGCGAGCCCGCCCTGGAACCGGGGCTGGAGTGGGTGGCGAGCACGTTCTCCGCGATCACGCTGCTGTCCGAGGTGAAGGAGTCCACCCGGCGGATCTCCGACCTGGTCGCCGCGGTCAGGTCGTACTCGCAGATGGACCGCGCCTCGATGCAGCACGTCGATGTGACCGAAGGCCTCGAGAGCACGTTGGTGATGCTCGGCCACAAACTCCGCGACGGCATCGAGGTCAGCCGCGACTACGGCACCGACGTACCGCCGATCGATGCGTACGCCGGTGAGCTCAATCAGGTGTGGACCAACCTCATCGACAACGCCGTCGACGCGATGAACGGTATCGGGAGACTCCAGGTGACCACCCGCGCCGACGGCGACCACGTCGTCATCGAGATCGGCGACACCGGCACCGGGATGCCTCCCGAGGTGGCGGCCCGCGCCTTCGAGGCCTTCTACACAACGAAGGAAGTCGGCAAGGGTACGGGGCTCGGCCTCGACATCGCCCAGCGGATCATCGTCGAACGCCACGGCGGCGCCATCACCATCGACAGCCACCCGGGCTCGACGATCTTCCGGGTCCGGATCCCGATCCAGCACTCCACGTAGCCGCCGTCCGGACGGAGACTGTTGGGAACCTGGCCCTTGCAGGAGAGCTTTCCCTTCAAGGAGTGCCTCCTCATCGTCCTCAACGAGGAATGGGAGCACCGCCTGTACGCCGAACGCGACCTGACCGCGTTGGAGAAGCAGTGACGCTGGACTGACCGCTCTGCAGGGTGGGGCGACAGCCGAGCAATTCGCCTTACTGGCCGGGCGTCTCGGTTAGCAGCGGGGTTATCTCGTCGCGGAGAAGGCGCCGGTAGGTCTCGACGTCGATGACTCGCGCCCGCACGTGATGACGCAATCGGTGGGCGCGGACGAGTTGCGACCCGGCGTACGAGGTCGTACCGCTGATGCAGCTGTGACTGAGGGATCCCGCCGACCGAGTGCTGGCGGAGGCGCTGACGTAGGTTGGTCGCCTTCCCCACGTACAGAATTTCGTTGCCTTCATCAAGGAAGAAATAGACGCCGGCCTGGCGAGGCGCGTCCGCCGACGCGGCACGCAGTACGGTGAGGCCTTCCTCGCCCCAGCTGTTCGGTTTGCCCACGGACACCTGCCATCTATGCTCGGCTGTCGAGTTCATCGAGGAAGGCCGGTCACTGTGGTTGATGCAAAAGAGCTCGCGTCGATCGCCTTGCGGCACTTCCCGATCGAGGTCCGTCGGGTCACCCGAGCCGCCGAGTCGTTCAACACGATCTACCGCGTCGAGGCGGTCGAGGGGACCTATGCCCTTCGCGTCGGCCCTTCACTACAGATTCACGCGGCTGGTACTGCGCGAGCCGAGACGGTGTGGCAGCGCAGCTTGGTCGACGCCGGGCTGGCGGTGCCTGACGTCGTACAGACCTCGTCCGGCGAGCCGATGGTGCTCGTGAACGATGCTGATGACCAGCCGCGGACTTGCGTGTTGTTCACCTGGATCCGTGGTCGCTCGATGCGTACGCGGCTTGGTCTCTCGCGAGCGCGCACGTTGGGGCGCCTGATGGCTCGGCTGCATGGCTTCCCCGTGGGT
It encodes:
- a CDS encoding choice-of-anchor Q domain-containing protein, translated to MRRVVLSIVVAMIGALLFAIGQAGSAQAAPITVTTTADVVNGADGVTSLREAITTANAAGDATTITLAAAATYGLNLCGDDDTNATGDLDSTSAQPLTIEGSGSTIDQNCAGERVMNTLDSDGSLTLHELTLTGGDDLFGAALQHAGDATLDDTTVTGNAGGAGRVLESPLGGAILNLTGSNIHDNTGTGVALSLGQVHITDTSITNNTGRGVGLTDGALSVSGSTISGNGSDGVRTTGQGSGLFALTNTTVDNNGGTGVICSACGDLTVTGSTVTGNHPSGTSSGGGIQVLFDQDTPVDQPVVSVIDSTVSGNSKTGSGGGINTAIIENSSGPPPAQIIVTRSTISNNSASGAVDSQGGGIYAVTGEVRVDNSTVTGNSATAAGGGVYTLAHDVYLQHATVSGNTAGGVGRNVATNAGLHTFGSILAGGTGSSDCGIELLTTSTGYNLDGDGSCSLAGVGDHSNIGSPQLGALASNGGPTQTMLPLAASLANGAVPAAACTVLAVDQRGITRPQGTNCEAGSVEIAEVPPAAACTKTGTAGSDLLLGTAGADVLCGLGGDDLILGLGGNDILRGGNGKDLLIGGTGHNTLDGGPGQDLCIGVGDTKISC
- a CDS encoding YegP family protein, translated to MAGKFELYEDKSGGFRFRLKAGNGEVIASSESYKTKDGALNGIESIKKNAGDAAIDDQTS
- a CDS encoding TolB family protein, which produces MPRTLRPGQRAELYVIDVDSGESRLVFESSTLLFEAPNWTVDGEWLIVNGDGNLYRIAVAGGEPEQLELGGVPPINNDHVLSPDGSSVFVSADDGHLYAVPLAGGSARRVSNDRGRGFHHYLHGISPDGATLAYIGLEKSADGTTLTNVYTIPSAGGTDVQLTDDEHADDGSEYSPDGQWIYFNSERASTTPGHAQLFRISGETLEQLTFDERVNWFPHPSPDGTTIAYISFPPGTLGHPADIADVRIRLLTDPPRDLVTLPGGQGTMNVPSWSPTSTHLAYVTYPF
- a CDS encoding DUF6247 family protein; translated protein: MTAQPLPGPGDDPAEILRVLPAEWHEQFLSEYHEALEAAHEVWRFRQLQDVLHLWHLRATAFSKPGFALAEQATREGRAEEFTPAEEVIPGWADRP
- a CDS encoding TetR/AcrR family transcriptional regulator, with the protein product MATISKETAKRLDPEKLAISALALADLEGLEAITIRRLAQQHEVTPMALYRHFSDKDDLLAAIGDRMLADIALPEPNDDPWDVQLHAILTAFVAALRPHPKVAQLAMFRILVTEPGLAMAERTMELLTEAGFSVDDAAEVGRQSLCSLITLVTMEPGATEVTDPVAREDALRAKRASLAALSPRRYPLITAAADTLVCPASTDRYYDFGVELVVAGVRGVLPARQK
- a CDS encoding sensor histidine kinase codes for the protein MRVADLRSFGLFDGLTDAQLAELVEAGTDVPIVPGVDLFHEGEHADFWWVLVDGGIELLRRVGREDNVVGRMDVPGRWAGGFRAWDEHGVYLATGRGVTDGRVLRVPAPLLRELSSAWFPFAGHLIEGLYGTARRIEATVRQRESLVTLGTLAAGLAHEINNPAAAATRAVGALEGACGTLLSSLGKLAEGEISAAQFTALDALRREIKPLAAEVDPLDIADQEIALSSWLAGHGVSRDWTIAPTLAAAGVDVEWCERAVTVLGEPALEPGLEWVASTFSAITLLSEVKESTRRISDLVAAVRSYSQMDRASMQHVDVTEGLESTLVMLGHKLRDGIEVSRDYGTDVPPIDAYAGELNQVWTNLIDNAVDAMNGIGRLQVTTRADGDHVVIEIGDTGTGMPPEVAARAFEAFYTTKEVGKGTGLGLDIAQRIIVERHGGAITIDSHPGSTIFRVRIPIQHST
- a CDS encoding MFS transporter encodes the protein MRRSPWATLAVLALAQFIVVLDVTIVNVALPHIQADLKFSTDNLQWVINAYTLLFGGFLLLGGRMSDLLGPRRVFIAGLLLFGATSLVAGLSNSPEFLIGARAVQGLGGALLSPAALAILTVTFAHGRERNIAMGVWGGLAGLGGTLGVVAGGVLVDSLSWQWVFFVNVPIVLALVALIPVFVRDTRHNEGRDRTFDTAGAVLGTAGLLAVVYGVVRSEPKGWGSGEVLTFLIGGVALLIAFVMVEARSKAPLVPLRLFRSRALSVSSGSLALNGAGFLSMFFLTAIYLQQVRGDSALQAGVHFLPMGGAAIAGAILASQLVQKVGTRTVQLGGAVLSVAGLLLLSQADAVGSYTSQLLPGLIIFGVGIIGVGVPGQIAAVSDVEHHEAGAASGVVNAMYQVGGALGLAIVTTLSISRTTDAIAHGVPQQQALVDGFQRGLLVAAAFAIANVFLTLASPQLQPTAEQLTEATAAA
- a CDS encoding FAD-dependent oxidoreductase; the protein is MSKPAILTVDDDPMVSAAISRDLRNRYGDDYLVVGARSAAQALAILTKLALRNQAVALIASDQRMPGMTGVELLEQARVHAPGAKYLLLTAYADTDVAIKAINDIGLDYYLLKPWDPPEERLYPIVDDLLGDWRQANPDQSSEVRVIGHRWSDRSYDLKTFLARNHVPYRWFDIERDAEAQRLSTLAEATPADLPLVLIPEGESLRSPSTLDLAGALGLRTRAEQPLYDVCIVGGGPAGLAAAVYAASEGLSTVVVEREGPGGQAGQSAAIENYLGFPKGLTGADLTQRAVAQVSRFGAEMVLARNVVGFENRGPVHAVLFDGAGELEARALIVATGVSYRRLEAAGLDEFRGRGVYYGATASDANLCQDDDVYVVGAANSAGQAALNLARFAKRVVLVVRATTLEATMARYLVDRIASAPNIEVRCRTEVAACRGDGHLEGLVLADRASGATEEVSSSWLFIFVGASPHTEWLGDGVARDAKGFVITGQDLLVDLDRVGGPRWPLARPPFALETSVPGVFAAGDVRLDSMKRVASAVGEGAMSVYLVHRYLATI
- a CDS encoding YciI family protein — protein: MKYLLVLNINPDVLNALTETEQQAIFSGHEKFMAVTQESGEFHSTAALAEPAKTAVVKVRDGVPAVTDGPFVEAKEFLAGYYLIDVASKERAYELAALIPDAAIEGLGVEVREVIHEVGL
- a CDS encoding DUF6058 family natural product biosynthesis protein, which codes for MTQEALAARFCEINGEHPMSAEDDAYVTRQYRVLTELCAEQDRDVDDVRRLMLAGQLPMPGYLRSDGAEMVPADLFALADQVGLSDLRGWFVAQWKDLADGNEEWDAYLSGQYVCLHSVTPATIHRKSELMKAIDVTTDRAQLKLLVDELDELEPEFTAYDRLRFDGPVSRDTHITAIRHRLAS